A part of Candidatus Woesearchaeota archaeon genomic DNA contains:
- a CDS encoding DUF378 domain-containing protein produces MAADMVEQVSRWLVIIGALNWGLVGAVNFNLVNLIFGAVPVLEKIVYILVGLAALYEIYAVVKG; encoded by the coding sequence ATGGCAGCAGATATGGTAGAACAAGTATCAAGATGGCTCGTTATCATCGGGGCTCTTAACTGGGGACTTGTTGGAGCAGTAAACTTCAACCTGGTAAACCTTATTTTTGGCGCAGTTCCTGTGCTTGAAAAAATAGTGTACATCCTAGTAGGACTCGCAGCACTCTACGAGATCTACGCAGTAGTAAAAGGATAA